One genomic segment of bacterium includes these proteins:
- a CDS encoding response regulator, whose translation MELWIILLGVVSCLGLGLSRWLAGQDQARELPGMNPRDMEEILDALLNHSRDAIVVLNSQGRVVIWSKTAQSVLGLQEDEALGKRLVEILPCEELDQYGKIGPKEVVEISYNSNKAGHIPLEVSASSISIGGEPHELIILRDVTQRRRNETELLRAKEEVESFNRELEQAITRANSMAMEAELANAAKSAFLANMSHEIRTPMNGIIGMTGLLLDTHLTAEQREYAQIIRNCAESLLSLINDILDFSKIEAGKLDLEILDFDLREALEEVVEVLAFKAEEKGLEFVCMVEPHVPSLLRGDPGRLRQVLLNLVGNAIKFTLHGEVMVRVSLEAEDKEKVTLLFQVKDTGIGIPKDKQRLLFRPFTQVDGSTTRKFGGTGLGLSISKRLVELMGGTIRVESTPGKGSVFSFTAVMEKQPLGEKPLQPAVLKLQGKRVLVVDDHATNRLLLKVLLEGWGCICQEAQGAEQALAMLVQAYQQNMPFHGAILDMLMPDMDGDRLGKAIKKDPRLKDTLLIMLTSLGRREDVKRLREIGFAGYLTKPVRSSQLLRCLETVLVRGESYFLDTLPTTTGCHTLSDKPGKNLRILLVEDNVTNQKVALGILQKMGYRAEAVANGKEALASLKSQPYDLVFMDCQMPEMDGYEATRLIREPTTGVLNPHVPIIAMTANAMAGDRAKCMEAGMNDYVPKPVRAQDLQAMIGKWARNACNSESDSQRPQCFRPSVPEVAKLSMEEDMPPVFDKEALLERLMGDQELAMSILWGFLQETPRQIDSLRKALAQGDAQAARRWAHTIKGAAGNVGAMLLREKASLLEQEAKAGALDRAVECMEALESSWETFQEACGLATHEPGG comes from the coding sequence ATGGAGCTTTGGATCATTCTCCTTGGAGTTGTTTCCTGCCTGGGCCTGGGACTGAGCAGATGGCTTGCAGGCCAGGACCAGGCCAGGGAACTTCCGGGGATGAACCCTAGGGATATGGAAGAAATCCTGGATGCCCTCCTGAATCATTCCAGGGATGCCATAGTGGTCCTGAACTCCCAGGGCAGGGTGGTGATCTGGAGCAAGACTGCCCAATCTGTTTTGGGCTTGCAAGAGGATGAAGCGCTGGGGAAGAGACTGGTTGAGATCCTTCCATGTGAGGAGCTGGATCAGTACGGAAAAATTGGCCCCAAGGAGGTGGTGGAGATATCTTACAACTCCAACAAGGCCGGTCACATACCGCTGGAGGTCTCCGCTTCCAGTATAAGCATAGGCGGGGAACCTCATGAATTGATTATCCTAAGGGATGTAACGCAGAGGCGTCGCAATGAAACCGAGCTTTTGAGAGCCAAGGAAGAGGTGGAGAGTTTCAACCGGGAACTGGAACAGGCCATAACCAGAGCCAACTCCATGGCCATGGAAGCGGAGCTGGCCAATGCAGCCAAGAGCGCTTTTCTGGCCAACATGAGCCACGAGATCCGCACCCCCATGAATGGGATCATAGGAATGACGGGCTTGCTCTTGGACACCCATCTTACTGCCGAGCAAAGAGAATACGCCCAGATCATACGCAACTGCGCCGAGTCTCTTCTTTCTCTAATCAACGACATACTGGATTTCTCCAAGATAGAGGCAGGGAAGCTGGATCTGGAAATTCTGGATTTCGACCTTCGAGAGGCTCTGGAAGAAGTCGTGGAAGTCCTTGCTTTCAAGGCTGAGGAGAAGGGATTGGAGTTCGTATGCATGGTTGAGCCCCATGTGCCTTCCCTTCTCAGGGGAGATCCTGGGAGGCTTCGCCAGGTCTTGTTGAATCTTGTGGGAAATGCCATAAAGTTCACTCTCCATGGGGAGGTCATGGTGCGGGTGAGCCTGGAGGCCGAAGACAAGGAAAAGGTGACCCTGCTCTTCCAGGTGAAAGACACAGGAATAGGGATCCCCAAAGACAAGCAAAGGCTCTTGTTCCGCCCTTTCACCCAAGTGGATGGTTCCACCACCAGGAAGTTTGGAGGCACGGGGCTGGGCCTTTCCATCTCCAAACGTCTAGTGGAGCTCATGGGAGGAACCATTCGTGTGGAAAGTACGCCTGGAAAAGGCTCTGTTTTTTCTTTCACTGCTGTAATGGAAAAGCAGCCTCTAGGCGAAAAACCCCTGCAGCCCGCTGTACTAAAGCTGCAGGGCAAACGTGTCCTGGTGGTAGATGACCATGCCACAAACAGGCTTCTGCTAAAGGTTCTCTTGGAGGGCTGGGGCTGCATCTGTCAGGAGGCTCAGGGAGCAGAGCAGGCCCTTGCCATGTTGGTACAGGCTTACCAGCAGAACATGCCGTTTCATGGTGCCATACTGGACATGCTCATGCCAGATATGGATGGAGATCGTCTAGGAAAGGCCATCAAAAAAGACCCCAGGCTGAAAGACACTCTCCTGATCATGCTTACCTCCCTGGGCAGAAGAGAAGATGTCAAAAGGTTGCGGGAAATAGGCTTTGCAGGTTATCTCACAAAGCCCGTGCGTTCCAGCCAGTTGCTAAGATGTCTGGAGACGGTCTTGGTTCGTGGGGAGTCATATTTCCTAGATACACTTCCCACCACCACAGGCTGCCACACTTTAAGTGATAAGCCTGGGAAAAACCTCAGAATCCTTTTGGTGGAAGACAACGTAACCAATCAGAAGGTAGCCTTAGGGATACTTCAAAAAATGGGGTACAGGGCCGAGGCGGTAGCCAATGGGAAAGAAGCCTTGGCCTCTTTAAAAAGCCAACCCTATGATCTTGTTTTCATGGACTGCCAGATGCCCGAAATGGACGGCTACGAGGCCACCCGTCTCATAAGGGAGCCCACTACAGGAGTATTGAATCCCCACGTGCCCATAATAGCCATGACAGCCAATGCCATGGCTGGCGACAGGGCCAAGTGCATGGAAGCCGGCATGAACGACTACGTGCCCAAACCCGTTAGAGCCCAGGATCTTCAGGCCATGATCGGGAAATGGGCCAGGAATGCTTGCAACTCCGAAAGTGATTCTCAGAGGCCCCAATGTTTCAGGCCTTCGGTTCCCGAGGTAGCTAAGCTTTCCATGGAAGAAGATATGCCGCCTGTGTTCGACAAGGAGGCACTGCTGGAGAGGCTCATGGGGGACCAGGAACTGGCCATGAGTATATTGTGGGGCTTCTTGCAGGAGACGCCCCGGCAAATAGACTCCCTGCGCAAGGCCTTGGCTCAAGGGGATGCACAGGCAGCACGCAGATGGGCTCACACGATTAAGGGGGCTGCCGGAAACGTGGGTGCCATGCTGCTTAGAGAGAAGGCCTCATTGCTGGAGCAGGAGGCCAAAGCAGGAGCCTTGGACAGAGCCGTTGAATGTATGGAGGCTCTGGAGAGCTCATGGGAGACTTTCCAAGAAGCCTGCGGCCTGGCTACCCATGAGCCTGGAGGCTGA
- a CDS encoding diguanylate cyclase, whose translation MEILLAEDDPTSRQILIALLSKWGYQVRVACDGAQAWKELQGHEAPRIAILDWMMPEMDGVDICRQLRQEESSRPHYTYILLLTAKGAKEDLVRGMEAGADDYLIKPFDPQELKVRIRAGQRIVELEAQLQAAKEELRLQSMTDFLTGVLNRRAVLERLEAEISRTSRENGSLGLAILDIDHFKAVNDTWGHLAGDDVLKEVARRVHGSLRAYDVFGRVGGEEFLIVLPGTAISSVKGVGERLRSAVAQPAVNTQKGPVRVTVSLGATVWKMGEGIDSLMERADRALYLAKEKGRNRVEVLMPGDLGEELTLSAEEMESSVQWR comes from the coding sequence ATGGAGATCCTATTGGCAGAAGATGATCCTACTTCCAGGCAGATCCTGATAGCCTTGTTGAGCAAGTGGGGATACCAGGTAAGGGTGGCCTGTGACGGGGCTCAAGCCTGGAAGGAACTCCAAGGACATGAGGCTCCCAGAATTGCCATACTGGACTGGATGATGCCCGAGATGGACGGAGTAGATATCTGCAGGCAGCTCAGGCAGGAGGAATCCTCAAGACCCCATTACACCTACATCTTGCTTCTTACTGCCAAGGGAGCCAAAGAGGATCTTGTCCGGGGCATGGAGGCAGGTGCCGATGATTACCTGATAAAACCCTTTGACCCACAGGAGCTCAAGGTAAGGATAAGGGCAGGCCAACGCATCGTGGAGCTGGAGGCCCAACTTCAGGCAGCCAAAGAGGAGCTCAGGCTGCAGTCCATGACAGACTTCTTGACCGGCGTACTCAACCGCAGGGCAGTCCTGGAAAGGCTGGAGGCCGAGATTTCCAGGACCAGCAGAGAAAACGGTTCTCTCGGGTTGGCAATACTGGACATTGACCATTTCAAGGCAGTAAACGACACCTGGGGACATCTGGCCGGAGATGATGTTCTGAAAGAAGTGGCCCGAAGAGTTCACGGCTCTCTTCGTGCATATGATGTCTTCGGAAGGGTAGGGGGAGAGGAGTTCCTCATAGTCCTGCCGGGCACAGCCATCAGCAGTGTCAAGGGTGTGGGTGAGCGGCTGCGCAGTGCTGTGGCTCAACCTGCTGTGAACACCCAGAAGGGCCCAGTAAGGGTGACCGTTAGCCTGGGTGCCACGGTCTGGAAAATGGGAGAGGGGATAGATTCCCTGATGGAGAGAGCGGACCGGGCTTTGTATCTGGCCAAGGAAAAGGGAAGGAACCGGGTTGAAGTCCTGATGCCAGGGGATCTTGGAGAGGAGCTGACCCTGAGCGCAGAGGAAATGGAAAGCTCAGTGCAGTGGAGGTGA
- a CDS encoding ABC transporter substrate-binding protein: MRRKVLLGFWVLCLVGWSMVGWAAEAVKIGVVGPRTGPAAATGKAFEEGIALALDHINAAGGVLGKPLEVVFEDTGGVPEKAASGFEKLVTRDKVPIVVGESHSSSALAEIEVANRYQVPFIICEAWHDDITKKNYKWVFRAGPANSGVVDFYIAPFVKDMGFKKVAIVRENSDWGVGIAERTEWNLQKMNLPFFTLKVEREGKDFYTELTKLKGENPDIVLAYIYGTGLHFFLAQAHEVGLAPKALVLDGAGPPSLWDSFWKNVGEAGELELFMSSMHEAVHLTPTSRKFWEDYKKKFGKEPTDYKTRSIYNVILIAADAINRAKSTENKALVEALEKTELEVTTGVVKFGLNQGSYEYHQWMPPMLVVQWQNKKQVVVYPKEAATGALMRGK; encoded by the coding sequence ATGAGACGAAAGGTTCTTTTGGGCTTTTGGGTCTTGTGCTTGGTGGGATGGTCCATGGTGGGTTGGGCTGCCGAAGCAGTGAAAATCGGGGTGGTGGGACCCCGAACCGGACCTGCGGCTGCCACTGGGAAAGCTTTCGAGGAAGGTATCGCCCTTGCCCTTGACCATATAAATGCGGCAGGGGGGGTGCTGGGAAAACCCCTGGAAGTGGTCTTTGAGGACACCGGTGGGGTCCCGGAAAAAGCGGCTTCCGGCTTTGAGAAGCTGGTGACCAGGGACAAGGTGCCCATTGTGGTAGGTGAGAGCCACTCCTCATCGGCTTTGGCGGAAATAGAGGTGGCCAACAGATATCAGGTTCCCTTCATCATATGTGAGGCCTGGCACGACGATATCACCAAGAAGAATTACAAGTGGGTCTTCCGCGCAGGGCCTGCCAATAGCGGAGTGGTGGATTTTTACATAGCTCCCTTTGTCAAGGACATGGGATTCAAGAAAGTGGCCATAGTAAGGGAGAACTCAGACTGGGGAGTGGGCATAGCAGAGCGCACCGAGTGGAATCTTCAGAAGATGAACCTGCCCTTCTTCACCCTGAAGGTGGAGAGGGAGGGGAAGGACTTTTACACAGAATTGACAAAGTTAAAGGGGGAAAACCCTGACATTGTTCTGGCTTACATTTACGGGACCGGCCTGCATTTCTTCCTTGCCCAAGCCCATGAGGTGGGCTTGGCCCCCAAGGCCTTGGTTCTGGACGGTGCAGGCCCACCCAGCCTCTGGGACAGTTTTTGGAAAAACGTAGGAGAGGCCGGGGAGCTGGAGCTCTTCATGTCCAGCATGCATGAGGCAGTGCATCTTACCCCTACAAGCCGCAAGTTCTGGGAAGACTACAAGAAGAAGTTTGGTAAGGAACCCACAGATTACAAGACCCGCTCCATCTACAACGTTATCCTCATAGCGGCTGACGCCATCAACAGGGCAAAATCCACAGAAAACAAGGCACTGGTGGAGGCCCTTGAGAAGACAGAGCTGGAGGTCACAACAGGAGTGGTCAAATTCGGGTTGAATCAAGGCTCCTACGAGTACCACCAATGGATGCCTCCCATGCTGGTGGTGCAATGGCAGAACAAGAAGCAGGTTGTGGTGTACCCCAAGGAAGCAGCCACAGGGGCACTGATGAGAGGCAAGTGA
- a CDS encoding branched-chain amino acid ABC transporter permease, with protein MTEFLMYLTNGIVMGVINAISAIGVSLVVGIMRVVNFAHGELYIFAGYFSYHLSQMLGVSPVVSMALAVLMVFLVGLIIERALIRPTYGDEMYSLIITFILSIILQNAALLLFGPYPTKPPALVSGASNILGLFHYGNQRLVSFFLALAVLGSVMYLIRTTWFGKSVRAVSQDRSMAALVGVDHLKINMLSFGLGAALAAAAGVIIAPIFPVTPTGSSAVSLTAFVVVVLGGMGSLKGCVVGGLVLGILENLGAAYISTDYRQVFGFLILIGVLVLRPWGLFGQRT; from the coding sequence GTGACAGAGTTCCTAATGTATTTGACCAACGGCATTGTGATGGGCGTCATAAACGCCATCTCTGCCATAGGAGTGTCCCTGGTGGTGGGCATAATGAGGGTAGTAAATTTTGCCCACGGGGAACTTTATATCTTTGCCGGCTATTTCAGCTACCATTTGAGCCAAATGCTGGGGGTTTCGCCTGTGGTCTCCATGGCTTTGGCCGTGCTTATGGTTTTCTTGGTGGGCTTGATCATAGAAAGGGCTTTAATTCGCCCCACTTATGGGGACGAGATGTACTCCCTCATAATCACCTTCATTCTCTCTATCATACTGCAAAATGCAGCCCTGTTGCTTTTTGGACCCTATCCCACTAAACCCCCGGCCCTGGTCTCTGGTGCCTCCAACATCCTGGGTCTTTTCCATTATGGGAATCAAAGGCTTGTTTCCTTTTTCTTGGCTCTGGCCGTATTGGGATCGGTCATGTACCTCATTCGCACCACATGGTTCGGAAAGAGTGTCAGGGCCGTGTCCCAGGATCGCTCCATGGCCGCCCTGGTGGGAGTAGACCACCTCAAAATCAACATGCTCTCTTTCGGGCTGGGAGCAGCCTTGGCCGCAGCAGCGGGCGTAATAATAGCACCCATTTTCCCTGTCACGCCCACAGGCAGTTCGGCAGTAAGCCTGACGGCTTTCGTGGTGGTGGTACTGGGTGGAATGGGGTCTCTCAAAGGCTGCGTGGTGGGGGGTCTTGTTTTGGGCATACTGGAGAATCTAGGAGCAGCTTACATATCAACTGATTACAGACAGGTCTTCGGGTTCTTGATCCTCATAGGCGTCTTGGTATTGAGGCCCTGGGGCCTTTT